The Coffea arabica cultivar ET-39 chromosome 6e, Coffea Arabica ET-39 HiFi, whole genome shotgun sequence genome contains the following window.
CTGCTGCAAAGAGTAAACGCAGAATATCAGTGTCAGTGTTCTTGCATTGAGTCCTTCAAATGCTCGAAACCGTATTAGATTGCATCTATTTTTGTAGAGTATATTGGAGAGAAGAAAGAATGGCGGACTTTGCTACCTTGACTCATCTAGAGAATTCAttgtcaattttctttttacGCTTTGAGATCGGATTGGATTCAGGAATTCTTatctttttccccttcttttttacttaaattgtaTTTTTTGTCTTTTGGGCGGAATGAATTTGTTACTTTTGTTATGAATACCATGGTACGATACATCTCTATTTCCATATGAAGCAAAACTTTGTCAGAAACAAGAAGTAAATGGTTCTTATTGCTTAAAAAAGTGGCCTGTTTGTGTGGTCGAATTAGGCCTGCAATCAAAGGTCTAATTGTCAGACTTTAGTCTTGCGCCTTCTGTTTTGGTTTTCAGCTTGTGTTAAAATTGACCGCAGCACGCTGATGGACGTCAATCAATGATCAACAACAAGGTACAATCAAGTTTTTCTATAATTTATAAGCCCACAGTATCCTGTAGTATTCATGGTAAATGTAGATCGAGCAACACGGCACGCCATAAGAGCATTTTATTGATCTACCCTttataaagcaattaaactCTTTAGATGTTTCTGTGCACATACTAAATCAACAGCGTCTACGTGACCAAAAATGAAATACGCTTTCCCTGTTAAAATCTGACATGAATGCTGCTTATTGTCGGCTGGGAACCCATGGCTTTGTTTACAACACTTTTAGCCATACGATGTCTCTTCTAATTAGTTAGTAGAAAAGCACGAGGAGAGTGTTACTGATTTGGTTCTCTTTATGCAGACAGGAAAAGCTTCAAAAATGAAAACTTAACCCCCATCACATACAACATTTCATTTGATGATCTCATTGCCTTCCCTTCCCatgcaagaaaggaaagaaaaggaattgaaAATGGGGAACAATGTAAGATCAACCGCAGAAGATAAATATGCGGTGGTGTCTACTGTCTATAAGTCCATGAATTATGACCTGCCAAACCAGATCATGCTAGTGTGCTAACAAATTTATAACATCTACTTGCGGTATAGTACAGCGGTGTATCAAGTACTTCTTCGATGACATTAATAAAATGTAGCTTTTGTAAGGTGCATCAGACTCTAATATACTCTTTATAGATGTCAGATTTATTGTAATGCAGGAGATAAAGCTCCAGTCTTCTGGCTTCCCATTCCAGTTACGCAattaacaagaaagaaagaCCTCATGCAGTACATCCTTTGCCATATTTCTCACATCCTGCCCTTGATCCCAACCAGAAGTTCCACCACCTTGACTCTTGGAGTCAAATAAAACAGCTCAGTGATAATGCTTGTCAACAGCATGAGAGAGATAAAGAGCATGACCTATGGGGCCATTATGACAGGTTCATCCACTAGAAAGAAGTTTCTGCtcatccaaaatttttccttcccGAGTTCCCCCATCCAAGCAGATATAAGAATTCAGCCATTGCCACATTGCAACTCCTATCACTTTGCAAGCAGTAATCTAAACTGCTGGCATCATAAAGCCTTCCCCATCCATCCTGAATGCAACTGCACACCCATCACAGAAAacacaaatttcagcaacaaTCATCCCCCTCCCCTGGCCCCTTTTATCATCCAGAATAGCAGCAAAAGAATCAACCAGTTGTATGCTTTTAGGAAATAACAGCAATTCAATTCTTATAATATTCTGAAGCTTGAGATATCAAATTTGGTTTGTTCTTTTGGAACAGTTTACTCAAAGTTATTCCATAAATTGTAGGAAAACGACTTATAACTTCACATACACTTCATGACCCTATGAATAGGAGAGTCCGAGAAGTTTCAATAGCAAGGAATTGAAATAAGAGGATCTTGAAATTCAAATacccaaacaacaaaaaagcCTCTAATTTCATGTCTACAGGATACCCCCGGTTCATGCATCCAGTTCACCCGTTTTTGCCAAAAGAATGTCTGAAATGAGGtccaataacaagtaatcagcTTGAATTCAAGCCTTGGTATCCCTCATCCCTACCCATTGTGACAGGTGCTAAAATACACAGCAGAGCCAAACCAAAAGGTTTGGCTGAACAAAACTAAGTGTGGCGAACTCCATACAGAATGCAGCATGAAGTGACGTACAAACTCTGGAACTCATCTCTATATAATTACCTAAtgctgaaaagaaaaaatcatatTTGAAAACAAATATGCTTAAACTCAACCACAGCAACTGAAGCATGTGTGTTACATTTTAAGATCCCAACTTCATGATTTTGCCAAGTCTACAAAAGGAAGACTCACATTGCTGTCCTCTTCTAGGTTAAGAGGTATCCTATCATCAGCCACTCAACGATCTACCAATGGCAGCTTTCAGTTGATCACACGTGCTTTGCATCTTATGCCTTTCTTCTATAGTCGTGTTAGTTTCCTCTAACTGCAACCACAATTAAAATAACTTATTTCCCAGATACTACAAGATTAAAAAGTATCAATAAATCTTGTTGGCTTTGTACATTCTTGAACTAGTATACCCTTCATAAAGTAAATTTTAGAAAAGCAAACACTAAAAGTAAACTTGTACTGGGTAAGCAAAGCATACAGAGAACAGAAAACTAAAACGTTTCTTGGGGCCGATTCTTTTTTTCGCACCCAAAATttagcaaggaaagcaaagttgCTTGAAAGGGGAACAGAAACGGACACACAAATTATTAGAATCAAGGTGACACCTGAACTTTGAGCACCATCTCCAACATGCTCTCAATCTGTGACTTGTGTGGCAAAAGAATTTGGTGCATCTTAACATCTCCATGCATTAGTAGTAACACAGTAACAATAACATTCGACCTACTTGAttggctgattttggaggtacTATGATGAGGGGACAATAATAATGAGGTATTGTCTGTTATCAGTGATCTCATTGAAGTCAAAAAAAGATCTAACAGTTTGGTACTCCTATCAAACAGGAAAAAACAAGGTAGGAGGTAGTAGTGGCTCTTGTTTGTGCTCAAGTAGACTTTGGATTCACCATCATGTTGCTTACTCTGCATAAGTAAACCAAAACAGAAGATATCAGAGAACTCAGACCATAACTGAAGGGTGCATATTAAGAAAATTCAAACATGAGagaatccaaaaagaaaaaaaaagattgttaTAGTTTCTGAACATAACATAGCCCAACATGTTTGAATTTGGCCTTAATGTAGCTTAGAAGTCTTAGATGCTATGGCTAGGGATAAGATTTAACTACTACATACAGTAGTGATCTTGTTGCAACTGATTCAGTGAAGAGTTTAACTGAGTGTTTACTGTTCTGTGTGTGTAAGACTCAGCTTAATTGACATATACAATATCATCTGCTTTCTAATACCTTAAGCTTTTGGACGAGGTGATGCTTCAACATGCTGGAAAATGAGACAAAGATCCAGGCCCAATTTTACATACCACCCATTATGATATATGCATGTGTGCATtcaccaaaaaccctagtcgAGTTTTGAGTTTAGTTTGAGAGTTGAACTAAGAACAACCATGGAAAGAACACATGACACTGATCGTATCGTATGTAGCCAACGTCATGTAGAACCAAGAATTATCCCTGTTTGCGCTGATTAATCATGTTTAATATGGATGATGTTTGTTAAATTACAGCTTATGTATGTATTGCATTTCATGTATCATTACACTATAACTTGTGTGACAAATAAAATAAGTTGGAATTCTGTGTGTATTCTATTTCATGCATAATAAGAGATTATTCTAATTAACTTATTCAGCATAACTAAGGAAGTTGTCTCTCTTCAGTAAGTATTTAACCAACGTCTTCCAGCAGATTATCCAGGGAAGCACTCCAAAGAAGTCTGAAATTCACTAAGATAGACTATGTCTGTTTTGAAGGTTTGACAAGCACAAGAATTAACAAacaagaatgttttacaaaggACGAATTAAACATCTTCAGGTACTCATAAACAGGGAAGAACTGAAAAGTTTTCTTATAAAACAATCAAGAACAAGAATCAAAAACAGAATATCACTTACAGATGCAACATTTATCAAGTATTTACAGAGGACATTGCTTAATTTGATAACACTCCATTCAGAGAGCCTTGTGGGTTTGGTGTCCAAGGTGACGAGCACCCTGAGAAATGCACAGATGTTGTCTAATGGCAGTTTCAGTGACTGAAAAAAGGGAGCAAAAAAATCAATGACAGTTGTATAGATCAACTAAGTTTCACAAAAAATGCCAGAGAACAATAAGAACAGCTGAGCTTAAACCAAAGTAATTAAACAAATGCAAGTTAAAAGATGAGACATACAGAGAATCAAATTCATCATATAAAATTTAGCCTGATTACCATCTcatcaagaatttttttttccaaagtttGGAGAACAAGATGGTCATCCCCAATTTGAGATAGACAAGAGCAAATAACTCTGGTAATTGTTCTAAAGGTAGCATGATTTGAGATTCCTTCATATCCCAGAGAAGAACAGTTTTCTGTAAAAGGAACACAAGTTTCAGTTATCAAGTAAGACAAACAAGAGATTAGTCAGCATTGACCTTGAACTATTGACAATAACATCCTAAAAAGAACCTATGtaaaacacacacaaaaaaaaaagcagaggCACACTAAAGAATTTTACGAAACCCTACTTcaggaaaaaagggaaaaaacagagagagagagagaaagagagagacttcaagaagatagtggaAACAAAAAGGGCCTACTCTCCCATCCCAAGAAACATTACTAAAGAAAGTAGAATTCTTTTTCCAACCTTTAAAAAAAAGTGAGAGGGGAGTCACATACACAGAAACAATGAGTACAAGAGTGAAACAAACATACAGAAGGATCATGGTCAAAATCAGCTAATGTGATAGCACCAAAGAGTTAATCATCCTGATCCTGAAAAGTGACTATTTGATGTGAATCTATAGAAGGCACTTTTGAAATGTCAATCCGGACGGTTATCTTGATATTATCGCCTAAAATGGGTCACAGTGGTTGAAACAGTAGGTTATGTTGAATATTCCAATTGACAGCAAACATTAATTTAGTATGGCCAGAAAACATTAAGAACATGGCCACAAAGGCAAAGTGTCAGGATTGTCAATGTTTTTTGTCCAGGTTTACATATCTCTGAAAATGCACCAAGCAGGGTTCGTATTTGCCAACAAGATAACGAGTAAGGGTtggtcaaaataaataaaagagctAAACAATACTAGCATTTCTactttggaatcatggaaacaCTTTTTGCAACCAAAAGATCAAACCAGGAGAGAAAATTGTAAGAGCAAAAGCACCATGACATATGGACAAGCAGCAAACAATTGAAAGATCAAAGAAACAGAAATCCTACAACATAGAGATGAAGGATCTGGTTTCTCTTGCAAAGACtagtaaaagaagaagcaaTAAATTCAAAAGATACCTGGTGAGACTCTGAAACGTGAAAgtaaagtgatgaggaaactaATATAATCTGCACTCGAGATATTTCCAGCTTTGCAGACTGAGTGGAGAACCTCTATTATCCGAAAAAGTAAAAATGGCTCCATATTTTGACCTGCAGTAATGTGGTGTAGTTGGAGCTAACAACTACAACGTCATTTTGAAGAGAAGAATAGCAACAGATAGCAGCCAGTGGAAACATCAACAACAACATATTTCAGTTCAAAGTTTCTCTAGCTCAATTGATATTCCACTTCTTCCTCCTctttttaatgttttattttttgggcAAATGAGTAAAGCTAAGTACTTTAGCTGTCTCATTCTGCACATGGTCTCAATATTTGTCCAAGGTGATTAATCCATGAAAACTTTACAGAAGCAACATAAGTGTGGTCTATAACAATGATTGGTGGGATTCTGTACTTAAAATACAGTACTCACAATAGAAAACCGTAACTTAGCGACTTATTGTACACTCCTAAATTGTATGATTTCTGTATTCTGCAATTATCTCCCTTAAAAGTTTCACCAAATATTTCGAGAACCTAGATACTGATATCTCAAAGAACCTCAAGAGCATATATCCCTATTTGAAGATTCAGAACCAAAGCTATAAAATATTAATCAGAGGAAGTATCCCGATTGAACAGTAGATTACAACTGTGACAATGTTATACTAAATAGGGAGTCTAAACCTTGCAGCAAAGCACAACCCCATGTTTAACTGTAAATTTGAGGTTAATATTAGCTAGAAGCCTTTGTAGCAAGGATGGACATCAAGAgattcacacacacacaaaaacaaaaaccatCGCCAAGTATCAGACATTATCTTACTTACTTAAGCAACACAATACCAATGACTGAAGCAGCATTGGTTTCAGGGAGGAGAAGTAATACAGACAACACAGAGAAAGTTCCTGGATATCCTGAGGTAGACTCGTGAATGGCCCATAGAATATACTTCCTGCAATAGAACAAAGATGTTGATCTATGGATGTTTAAAATGGAGGAAAGAGAGAAccagaacaagaaatttaatcCTTACCATCATCTAAGTGTGTGCTATAAAAAACTGCAAGTTTGCATTGCATTTGATCATACTCCTGACTGAACGAAAAGCTCAATTTAGCAGCCTTTCCCATAAGTAGCAGAAGTCGCAACACAGCCTGCAAGAATATATCTTAGTGGTAAAAGTTAAAGTTGAAAATCAGTACATATTATACAATTGAAGAATGGATGATGAGACTTTGATAGCTCTCGAACAGCttaaagcaagaaaagaaagcatAAACTACAAAAATATACCTTTGAACATAAGGGGTTCTTATCACCTAAGACCAGTAGCAGTTGAGGAAGCTCCCTAATCCAAATAAGCTGATAGTCTAGCAATTCAGGATCTCCTGCAACCAAGTATAGCCAGCCCTTTTCCTATCAATCAGCATAACATTTATGTCAGTGGAATTTGATGTAGAGCCATAAAAAAATCTGCCAATTCAACAATAGTGCCCCCctcgccccccccccccccggggagGGGGGGTGTTGGATCAGGTGCCCAAGTTGAAACTCCAACTTGACTCCAAGGTTAGAAGTAGaaatgaaaaattacaaaaaaggaCAGAGAAGAGGAGCTATATTAATATGATCTGAACTCAAGAATgacaaatattttccaaaaagcAAAATATTGAAATCTTACAGGATCAACCACATCTCCAAGTGCAGAAAGGCAAGCCAATTTCATAGAAGACTCTGGCCCACAGTTCTTAAAAACCTCAGTGAATGCCTGCAAAAACAGTGCCGGATGTTAAAACCAACAATTAAGGACATTCTGCTTTTTTAAAGATCAGTGCTGTCCACAATAACTACAGTTCACAAAAGCTCAAAGAGAGTAGTTTATTAAGATAGAGAACTGAAGTGAAGGTAAGTTGTGAATATGCACTTTCTCAGTCATACTAACTAAAGGTTTCAAACGAAATCTGCAAACCTGTAAAATACGAGATCGCCATGCACCTGAAACTTGCATAAAAATCTTTGGAATGAACGGTACAAGCGGAAGCAAGTGCTTCTCACGGAACACTCTCGATTGTGGGCAATTGGATAACTGCAGGGAAACACATCGTACATCAAATACAGCATAATCAAATACTATTGATTCCAAACACAACCAGCAACATCCATTACGATTTCAACtctaatttattaaagaattcaATACAACGAAAATATGAATAAAACCCAAAAACTCTTAGAGTGCATATAAAAGGATGGAAGTGAAGAAACATGATATCCCACAGATAGTGTGATAGCTACAGCTATAAGCAGAGTACTGAAACACAGGGTCTTCAAGAATGTCTTCCTATTCAATCCATAATTGAATCTTCTGATAAGTAAATCAATAAAAAGATTATGCATGGGGATATGCTATTCAATCAGTATACAATACATAAGGCTAATTGCCAAAGCCGATTATGTTTCACTTTAGAAATTACATTTATTAACCTACAAAATCAAAGACAGCCAGTGGAACTATTTCATGGCATACTTCAGATAAAAgctttttttgcttttaaaaaaaagttgatATAATTACAAGGataagaagtgaaaaagtaacAATAGATGAACTTGATTGTAGTATTCAGCTTGACTTCATCTCAGTCGTGATGGCACAATCAAAACATGCAAATGTCATGTGGAAAACATCAAACAGATTATATAAGAAAAGTCCAAGCAAAGGACCTTTTCAATTAAAGAACTTTCAATGAACCCCAGGAACTTCTCCAACAAAGAAGGAGGAGGATAACTCCACTCCCTTAGCTGCAAAAATATGTCGCTAATTATGGCATTTAGTGCAAGATATCGGTCATCATCCTGCAGTAAGAAAACTCAACATGTGAGAGTAATTATGCCATGCAAAAAATTTTAGGCTAAAAGCGCAAAACCTATGCATGCTCTAACATCTAGGAGAAACTAACTAGGAAAAGCAACAAGAACACTATAAATCCAGGTCAGGAAA
Protein-coding sequences here:
- the LOC113696072 gene encoding uncharacterized protein isoform X2 encodes the protein MVKHKAQSKKQQKRGGIDFKKIKRKVGRKLPPPKNATNTEIKSKDALIGIRDIFLKYPAELKLHKLATIEKLRERISDDDKIVRETLYQLFKSVILPNCKQDNQGPFISLMMAYIFNSMTHLAIDVRLMAFRFFDLVIQHHPSSFSLYAEKILQNYQDILQRSQFHLQDKSKLKTILGGLVHCLTLLPRSEKDDDSCVKNEVHSHGILHALEPDLVEDCSGRSGIIEKLKDILPILVSCFVDFMSSNNTMQLLDVQSFDCVLFILQSIDIVVKFFAFEMNKGEKSWQYVPSLYERGPDADILDHFMSPAIFKKLWELFPLNLIHRNSDKDDDRYLALNAIISDIFLQLREWSYPPPSLLEKFLGFIESSLIEKLSNCPQSRVFREKHLLPLVPFIPKIFMQVSGAWRSRILQAFTEVFKNCGPESSMKLACLSALGDVVDPEKGWLYLVAGDPELLDYQLIWIRELPQLLLVLGDKNPLCSKAVLRLLLLMGKAAKLSFSFSQEYDQMQCKLAVFYSTHLDDGSIFYGPFTSLPQDIQELSLCCLYYFSSLKPMLLQSLVLCCLSQNMEPFLLFRIIEVLHSVCKAGNISSADYISFLITLLSRFRVSPENCSSLGYEGISNHATFRTITRVICSCLSQIGDDHLVLQTLEKKILDEMSLKLPLDNICAFLRVLVTLDTKPTRLSEWSVIKLSNVLCKYLINVASSKQHDGESKVYLSTNKSHYYLLPCFFLFDRSTKLLDLFLTSMRSLITDNTSLLLSPHHSTSKISQSSRSNVIVTVLLLMHGDVKMHQILLPHKSQIESMLEMVLKVQLEETNTTIEERHKMQSTCDQLKAAIGRSLSG
- the LOC113696072 gene encoding uncharacterized protein isoform X1, whose product is MVKHKAQSKKQQKRGGIDFKKIKRKVGRKLPPPKNATNTEIKSKAIILPEQSVVSDKAGLAVSKKGLTLKELLQQTSHHNAKVRKDALIGIRDIFLKYPAELKLHKLATIEKLRERISDDDKIVRETLYQLFKSVILPNCKQDNQGPFISLMMAYIFNSMTHLAIDVRLMAFRFFDLVIQHHPSSFSLYAEKILQNYQDILQRSQFHLQDKSKLKTILGGLVHCLTLLPRSEKDDDSCVKNEVHSHGILHALEPDLVEDCSGRSGIIEKLKDILPILVSCFVDFMSSNNTMQLLDVQSFDCVLFILQSIDIVVKFFAFEMNKGEKSWQYVPSLYERGPDADILDHFMSPAIFKKLWELFPLNLIHRNSDKDDDRYLALNAIISDIFLQLREWSYPPPSLLEKFLGFIESSLIEKLSNCPQSRVFREKHLLPLVPFIPKIFMQVSGAWRSRILQAFTEVFKNCGPESSMKLACLSALGDVVDPEKGWLYLVAGDPELLDYQLIWIRELPQLLLVLGDKNPLCSKAVLRLLLLMGKAAKLSFSFSQEYDQMQCKLAVFYSTHLDDGSIFYGPFTSLPQDIQELSLCCLYYFSSLKPMLLQSLVLCCLSQNMEPFLLFRIIEVLHSVCKAGNISSADYISFLITLLSRFRVSPENCSSLGYEGISNHATFRTITRVICSCLSQIGDDHLVLQTLEKKILDEMSLKLPLDNICAFLRVLVTLDTKPTRLSEWSVIKLSNVLCKYLINVASSKQHDGESKVYLSTNKSHYYLLPCFFLFDRSTKLLDLFLTSMRSLITDNTSLLLSPHHSTSKISQSSRSNVIVTVLLLMHGDVKMHQILLPHKSQIESMLEMVLKVQLEETNTTIEERHKMQSTCDQLKAAIGRSLSG
- the LOC113696072 gene encoding uncharacterized protein isoform X3 — protein: MFWDNQGPFISLMMAYIFNSMTHLAIDVRLMAFRFFDLVIQHHPSSFSLYAEKILQNYQDILQRSQFHLQDKSKLKTILGGLVHCLTLLPRSEKDDDSCVKNEVHSHGILHALEPDLVEDCSGRSGIIEKLKDILPILVSCFVDFMSSNNTMQLLDVQSFDCVLFILQSIDIVVKFFAFEMNKGEKSWQYVPSLYERGPDADILDHFMSPAIFKKLWELFPLNLIHRNSDKDDDRYLALNAIISDIFLQLREWSYPPPSLLEKFLGFIESSLIEKLSNCPQSRVFREKHLLPLVPFIPKIFMQVSGAWRSRILQAFTEVFKNCGPESSMKLACLSALGDVVDPEKGWLYLVAGDPELLDYQLIWIRELPQLLLVLGDKNPLCSKAVLRLLLLMGKAAKLSFSFSQEYDQMQCKLAVFYSTHLDDGSIFYGPFTSLPQDIQELSLCCLYYFSSLKPMLLQSLVLCCLSQNMEPFLLFRIIEVLHSVCKAGNISSADYISFLITLLSRFRVSPENCSSLGYEGISNHATFRTITRVICSCLSQIGDDHLVLQTLEKKILDEMSLKLPLDNICAFLRVLVTLDTKPTRLSEWSVIKLSNVLCKYLINVASSKQHDGESKVYLSTNKSHYYLLPCFFLFDRSTKLLDLFLTSMRSLITDNTSLLLSPHHSTSKISQSSRSNVIVTVLLLMHGDVKMHQILLPHKSQIESMLEMVLKVQLEETNTTIEERHKMQSTCDQLKAAIGRSLSG